Proteins encoded together in one Lathyrus oleraceus cultivar Zhongwan6 chromosome 5, CAAS_Psat_ZW6_1.0, whole genome shotgun sequence window:
- the LOC127084062 gene encoding BTB/POZ domain-containing protein At3g56230 has product MDCCVCTTMPLILRPPRNTICGSCYEGVRSIINMMNDLESDKTKAITTPTDSPVSRRNSSKTLDDCIKLCSEQIEKFNQQKQDLGFLRGFLAAFKEQIHTDILICPGNHGPPIPAHKSVLAARSEIFKNMLESDECKAAPSCNTITIPDLKHEELESLLEFLYSGTLALEKLEKHVYALSQAADKYIIPHLLKYCERFLLNSISSSNAFETLEIADTCSNQNLKETAFNFLVKNIEFMVSSPKFEGFVHRCPHLTVQLVTRAFVNGSK; this is encoded by the exons ATGGATTGTTGTGTGTGCACAACTATGCCGTTAATATTAAGGCCTCCAAGGAATACAATATGTGGATCCTGCTATGAAGGAGTTAGAAGCATAATCAACATGATGAACGATCTTGAAAGTGACAAAACAAAAGCAATCACTACTCCAACTGATTCTCCGGTTTCGCGGCGAAATTCGAGTAAG ACACTTGATGATTGCATAAAATTGTGTTCAGAACAAATAGAGAAGTTTAATCAACAAAAACAAGATTTGGGTTTTCTCAGAGGCTTTCTTGCTGCATTCAAAGAACAAATTCATACAGATATATTGATTTGTCCAGGCAATCATGGTCCACCGATTCCTGCGCATAAATCCGTTTTG GCTGCAAGATCAGAAATTTTCAAGAACATGCTAGAGAGTGATGAATGTAAAGCTGCACCAAGTTGTAACACAATAACTATACCAGATTTGAAGCATGAAGAACTAGAATCTCTGTTAGAGTTTCTGTACAGTGGAACATTGGCTTTGGAAAAATTGGAGAAACATGTGTATGCTTTGTCACAAGCAGCTGATAAGTATATTATTCCACACTTGTTGAAATACTGTGAAAGATTCTTGCTTAACTCAATAAGCAGTTCTAATGCATTTGAGACACTAGAGATTGCTGATACTTGTTCAAACCAAAATTTGAAGGAGACAGCTTTTAATTTCTTAGTTAAGAATATTGAGTTTATGGTTTCTTCTCCTAAGTTTGAAGGTTTTGTGCATAGGTGTCCACATTTAACTGTGCAGCTAGTTACAAGGGCATTTGTGAATGGTTCCAAATAA